Below is a genomic region from Zerene cesonia ecotype Mississippi chromosome Z, Zerene_cesonia_1.1, whole genome shotgun sequence.
caaacaaacaaacaaactctccagctttctaatattagtatagatttataagatttttatacgGGACGTAAAAGTTATTCCGTCCCATAATTAAAACACTATTCGTTATATTTGGGATTTTATGGGTTGAACTCGAGGCACAATAGAATCAAGATTGACGATGTAGCCAAATCCTAGCGATAATAATCATGATGGTTTTTTTAAGTCACAGAGCCCTCTATGTTAAACAAAGGAAATAAGTGAACCATGGAATAGGAactaattttttgttttcactaTTGCAATCaagtaatgtttataaagtcaaatagatggcgctataatGAAATCATAGGactgttacatttttatttttgtacgttccggtaattgtaatttttaaacatatctcAATGTAACggtaattcattattttacaattatctgCCGATTACGTTCTTTTTTTCAAAGTGTAATTTTTCCTCTGAAAAAGGGAATCGCTACCtgttttactatattatcCATTTATATAGTGTCTCCTTCAACTATAATTTGGCTTTTTACTGGTTATATGTAGTAGCTAAacttttaatagaatataattattagttacTCAGCTTTGTATCAAGTGTGAGCGTAGTAAGAACTCGCAAACTCGCATTATTTCTAGAGTGCGCCAAACATGAACGCTTTCGACGACGTAGACGCCGATCAACTCGAAAGCTACGACGAATGGACGCTGGCTGCCTTACTCTACTACGCGCTGAAGGAAGGTGCGGCGTCAGAGCAGTCCGCCAGGATGGCCGCCATGGACAACGCCACCAAAAACGCGGAGGAAATGATACGGAAACTGACCCTACTGTTCAATAGAACGAGACAGGCTGTTATTACGAGAGAACTTATTGAGATCATTTCGGGTGCTGCGGCtcttaaataaacttataaacgtatttataattaagagACTATAGGAAATGCAAACAAACCAAAGCAGTTGTTGTAGGGATTAAACaattgttacattaaaattccCTGAAAAAACCTTCGTCATTACAAGCATTTATACGTGACGCGTGATGAAGATctcattaaatgaaataatttccttCTGACAATTTGTTGTCACAGTAGAGAGTGCTACAAATTCCTATTCAGGGCTtagtattataatcattacttTGAAACTTTGTGTATATCGCGCGATTCGAAAACGTACTGTAGGATACTTGTCGAAGATGACGTATCCAATGTTTCCTCCCACTATATTGGCAGTATTATTATGCTACTGTGGTGAatttatacagatatataattatggtGATCGAATAAAAACggtgcatttaaataaatctattttattttaacttacgTTACGGTACAGTCATATACAAGATTATGTGCgggttatttaaataaaaatgtacctaAATTAGTGAAAACACCTTACAATAGAATAgaatttgttattaacaaaACGGCAACAAACattgtgataattaaattaggcAAAACACAGTCTCATCtgtttataagataatttagaaacattaattaaatcatgCATAAAACTGGTTGCAATTACAAGAAATGTTTAACATATGACCGTCGCTACTCTCACAGTCACGCTAAGAAACAGGCCACCTTTCTCTTACGAAAATTACTTTGAAATGAACAATTTCTATCGTCACACTACAATACAGCCTTCCGATCAGTGCAGGTCCTTAAGATAAGTGTCGTATGTGGTCTGGTCCATCAGCTGCTGCAGCTCCTCCGGAGCGGACAGCTTGACCCTGAACAGCCAACCCTGGCTGTAACAGGATTTGTTGATGAGCGCCGGACTGGATTCTACTTCGTCGTTCTTTTCCGTTACCTGGTGATGaggtttcaattaaatataggtaGGTTAGATATAACAATTAAGATTCGAATCgtgaaaggaaaataatttcagaatGTGCTTGATATTTgaggaaaaaaaagaaaaacctaTTCAATGGTGCATGCTAtgactattatatttaaagataataacatattaatagtattttatttaaaaacattgatattACCCATCCAAAATAAAGTATGTAAGTAAATAagagatattaatatatcacaCAGATAATTAGTTTATGATTCCACTCATAATGCAGGTACCACTAAACTGGTAAACTGgttgtaataatatgaagtTCATACTAATCCAGACACAGGCGAGTAGACTTCCCCAGCTGCCTTTACGCTCTCGAGGGCTCCACACTCCTCGCCAGCTCTGATCTCCTTACCCACCTCTGGCAGCTGAGCGAACACCACCTCCCCTAGAGCTTCCTGGAAAAATTTATGGGTTCTTCTACAATTGACCTGAGACGAGACAGTATTTTAATACCACAGTTTACGTGTCTCGGTTGGAGAAAGTGATAAGGCAATAAAAAGTGATCGAATGTAGTCTGAATTCCATTATGTATGCTAaagtttaaacataaaattgttaaaaataattatctaagcATTACTTTCAaagctttttattatcataggAAAATTTCGATATATTTTAGTGCGATTGGATCGAAAATTTTGGCTTCctgaagatattttatatccttCTAGATTCCtagtgaaagaaaaaaatgtagcGTCCCTGAACAGTGAAAAGTTGTGGGACTCCTTTTttgtggggaaatcttgcacaagatacccacggccccgtAATTTCAGATTCCCACCGACTAAAACCCTACTGTGTTCCGACGCGCTGCAATTATATACAGGACTGCAGAAACACATGGGGATATTTCTGCAAATACATGTTTGAAATCTCAAGACGACTTCATAACTATTGTCACgcattatattgatatttgtaaACAAGTACGTGTTATGTAACGTTAGAGGTTAAGGATAATAAGATCAAGTATGAATAACGATAAGCACCGAGTAAAACTGGAGTCATCCAACTACTATGATAACAGTGAGATGATAAAAGAGTCTAATGTTACAAATTTGTTGCCATAATATGTATCGTTATTGATTACAATGTAAAAGAAGTAGAACAGACgtggtattttcttgtttgctTAATCTTGAATCGTAGTAAGTACCAtgattattatctttttctttactCGTATTTACAGTATGGGAGATATGTGATAACATGGTTATGCTAATGAATCCATTCTGATGACATTTGAGATAAAGATAGTTTACCTGTgctgttatgtacatatttgattcaatacattatttttttcgttGAACTGAAATGGCAATATTTCATGTCAGTTATTTATGACGCCGAAAATTCATTCCCAAACGTCTGTCAGGTGCAGGTTGCGAGTAATCCTCTTTcggagatattttaaaataaactgaacCTGTGACCGTAACAAATTTAATccattatataatgtttaccGACTCCTTTAGTTTCGATTTGgccacatttatttcattaattaatatttgtacatacaataatttgatagCTAGTCCCATGAATCGAATTTTGGTcattcacaataattattgtattgtatatgcAGCGATACCTAAAGTTGAAGTTAGAGCTTTATCGatgatagatttttattacgaGCTCAGTCTCtatgtatagatatttttttcagttcaAACCGGTCTAAAGCCGGCTGTGATCCGAGCACCGGTGCTCGGGAAATGTTTTCTAAAATCTATTTCATCCACTTATAACTTTGTTGGTCCTTCATGCAAAAACTTTTACACCAATTTGAGTGGCACTTTACACCGATAAACGTATAGAAATATTCTACATagaattatcaatttaatttgattttttatttgatttgattttagtATCAAAACTTTCACGACAGCAAAGTCTAATGTGGTTAATCAAATGCAGTGGATTCTttgcatgtattttattgttaatctaagctaatattataaaaaggtaacattcgatttttttgtgtgtttgctTGCTACGATTTAGCTCAAAAATCAATCagccgatttgaaaaattcaccattaaataatcattctGGAAGAGACAGGCTGAGAGACAGACGGATTCTGATTTAGATTCCAAGTTTCACTTCACATTactatgtttgtttttgttctatattcgactctttttataatatcatttggCTACAGCGCACAACAAATaggttttcattaaataaaaccatttattttattttatttaattttaataaaaccattacatcgctccgttgcgaagTGAAAAAAGGCATAGGAACAAACAACCATACTTTCCCACTTATAATAAGGAAATTAGTAAGAACTTGTAAGAGTATGGTTCTTGAAGTAACCCAGAAAAGCTAATGGTATAgttctataattaataaggaaaaaaaatccaGGGGAAAGGAAACTACGCAGGTTGTAATATAATAGTGccgtttttaaatttgtgagGTTGTAGGGTGAAACCTTTGAATCTTGTGACCTAAATTTGATTCCTTTTTaccaataaaaagttacatatttacataataacatagGCTATTTTTAAGATTTCGCTGTCCGTAcctctctgtctctgtctatACCTCCGTCCGTCACAAGACATTATTTTGTGAACCGTGATAGTAAAAcagttataattttcatagaaGATATATTTCTGATGCCCTAAAACAACGAGGTTATACAtcggttggcacggtcataaatttgatgggtgaccaattttttaatagtttttttttatcttatttgtaCGCGATTTTGAGTCGCACTTGACTGATCATTATACAGGGTCAAGTCATGCGAGGCAGGCAGGGCAAGCTGGATGCTTTGCTAATGCGAATTATTTTTCAGTGCACCTAGTGCCAACATTGGAGCGAATTTAAAGAAGACAGCATTTTCTGAGCAACACAGCATCGGTTGATATGACCTTCTTTCTATACAATGACGACAGGTGAAGcgactaattaataaaaataaataatgaacacaGTACCCAAGTACAGGCAATCtgtatactattataataaactgatAAGGGTCCGTGAGAGCGATCGCGGGTCTGACCTCTGTCCTGGCGATTACTGTAACAAGCAATCTTAACCCAAATTTGAACAGCTTTGCCCTTTGATAGTGACTCGTTACTACCTCTCAatacaattcataaaaaacaagTGATGAGTTGATGTGAACTGTTTCTACGCATTTTGGCCCTGGCGCTTTCGGAACTTGTTTGTGCTACATGAGATTTCTAGCGCATCAATGAAGCGTAGGTCAATCAATGAAGTTTACTTACTTGAGCATAGTCTGAAATGCCGACCGTACCAATGCCGCCGTCCACTGATACCCACTCATGTTTCTTGGTATATAACCGCCCTGTAAATGTACGAAAAgctttgttaataataatcctaattattataattcgaataaacactaattaaattaaaatggatcGCTTTGCTTTCAGACATTCGCAATATGTAGCAGAATTAGCATTATTGTCAACAAATTTAAACGTTTCTTAGTTTTTCAGTATTATTAAGATATCATAGAATCAATGAAGCTGACGCTCTCCCTACTGCTCATACCTTCAGTTGATCACTTTAGTCATATGAGCATGATGATACATAATACGTTAAAACACtaagttatttattgatttaataaaaaaacgctttcaaattgtcagagcAAGACCAAATGTGACATGACACATGGGAAGCACCagctttcgaataaaaaaggAACGTAATAATGGCTTCACCAAGTAAAAAGAGGtaacagacaaaaaaaaatctgtcgaATTCACAACCTCCTCCtgttttgaagtcggttgaaaaggaATAACAACtacgtaaatatattacacCAATGTGAAATACAAGTTTCGTCAGAAGTGTTCAATGGATACCTTATCTTGTTCTTATCAACATGTATAACTTTGACGCCGCAGGGGGTATAGTGTTGGCgagacaataattattaaacaaatatagatGAAATTGATTGAAAAGTATTAGCTAATATTGTACCAGGTGCAGACCACGAGTTTGGTCCACAGATGATGATGTTGTGATTTTAAatccataataatatttacggcatttttacgaaaataaaaaaaacatattcaaacaacacaacatatataaaaacatatttaaacgtaaatttttaaatatcgtaattataactatatttcaaataatgggctgtataatattatggatgTAGAATCTGATGATAGGTacgaaataagaatattttttttttatatttggtacAATCGCAAAAGCTCTTTgcaaaatatactaataaccttttattttcaaatacagttaaaaaccgttttatatttttctgaaGATACCAAAATCAAGATGAATCATAGTACCTCTATAGTattgtgttatctgtggtacctCTATAATTGTACAaaggtataattattttatattaaatataattattgtatttcgcATAGCTCTAAAAGTCCCGTCCCTGGTCTCTTGAGTTGTGTTCTTTACGACACATATcggtagaaataaatttaaaaatgaataaaagtgGAGGTAGTGAAGATGtttttcgatatttaaaactcgaactataaattatgtttccCCTATTAATAACTTTCTATATATTAAGGCAAGTAGGCGCTCAGTATTGACATTAGACCTATTTGTTATGATAAACATTAGGTACACAGTTACCTTTGTGTTGCAGTGTGTGTGCCCTACGACAACATGAGACGAGGGAGGTGCGGTGTGCGCGTGCGACCGCCCTTACTACACAGCTCAGAGCCATTTTTGTACTGAAAGAaaggttaataaaattaatttatgtgttgTTGGTCCAGAAAATActgctaatatataataatttggatTCTTCAAACCAAGTTTAAAGGCTCGAAGGATCCAAcgttccaaattcaaaataatggtAATTTAATCATGGGAACTTAAATGATTACActcataaattaaacatttaacggattttatatcgtgtttaaaatcctatacttattatattatgatacttTGTAAATCCGACTTTTACTCGTCCGACTGaggttgattttattttagtttatgatGGTGTGAGTCTTTCTCCCTACGTCTGTTTGattcttttagaaatttatcAACCCATTCAAGTAATGTTCTAAAAaccataacatattataatttatatataaatataagtacacACATCATAAAGTGAAAAGTCAATATAGcataaggaaataaaacaataaacacacataaatatttattgacgtAACATTAATCtagttaataaaagaaatagttATTAACGTCCAAATTTCAGTATGGACTGTACTTAAAAGCTAAATCAATTGGTAAAGTCTAAGGTTTAACTGAATTTCATTTAAGtgcataattaatttcacaaataaCGACTGTGTCGTTATAATTCTATGTTTATAATGCATATTATTTGTCTATCAATGGATGTATGAATGTGATACTTATATTAGTTCGTTTATatcgaatataatatataccataTATAAGATGTAAATTGCAATACAATTTTGACGTCAATGTAATGTTATGCTACTGCTTTGACCTATCACTTTTAGTTAAATCAGTTGGTGGATTTAGGTTATACTAGCTATGTTATTACAGTACATTTGGTAGGCGATTATTATTTCACTCGCATATTTTGTATTAGCCGGCTTAAAGGGTTtggaagagaaaaaaaaagatatataaaaaagtaaattctaATCACTTCatcaattgttaaatattataaaaagctaagctaaatatactataatttatttatacaggtATACATTTTTGTCTGCTTGATTTCCTTTTTGCTCTTATATTGATGtacattaaatttcttatttaaaatatttaagattgaATATCAAAACATAGAAGGCAAAATAGACTGCTGCTCACGAGGTAAGAAAACGAAACTTAAACTTTTTAcaccatttatttaataatcaattaatgttCTGTTGACCTCAGTCGAAAATACTTTAGATACAATAAGCACACTCGCACTAATTACAGAGTATGAGCGCGGAGATAAGGGGTTACCAGCAAATCCGGCACCAAACTgcgtgaaaattttaaaagtaatgatttttataacaatggcTAAAAGGTgtcactatttttaaattgtagcTCTTAGACTAACTATAGAGAAGaccatttttcttaattttttgtgaatattattttcgatACTTTAACACGATGCTTGGTACATAATGGACCGtgaaatctttttaattttatacttaaataataaaaaaataaaaaaaatgtttgtctatttgtaaagtaaatattttcttccaAAGCTCAATAAGagaatttacaaatttgtaaGATATTTCGCAATATATATCTAGGTAGTGAATAAGATGAACTTACATGAGTTGCAGGCGTGTGGCTGGTAGGACGTGGCCGCAAAGAGTGTCGCTTGCTGACCTCTCGCGCGGTAATCTCTTGAGAGTTCAGTTCCACAGAGTATTGGTGACGCGTCGAAGATTTAATGACGATtggtatttgaaataaatttttcttaatatgtgcaacaatattataatatttcacgaATGTATCATACATGAATGAAGCAAAATAATTTagccttttttataattaaatttaatcatcaGTTACCAATTTGGCCGTAGGAGTAGTTCGAAATATGTTGAGTTTTAGCATGaatcacatattttttgtaattttttttttgttactatgctcacacattaaaattattttaaacttttttgaaTAGTTACTTATCATTAGAATATTAAcgatgatataattattgcgTGTGCCATTCAtcatgattctttttattaaataaagatgagtttaaatttaaattcattttttatgtcatagagCAGGCAAGCGAGCAGACGGGTCACctgatgtaaattattaaataaatgtgttattattgTTGCTGCAGATAGTATTACAAATATCTATCGGAAGTAATcataatacacaataatacacatacaaaTTACTTAATTGATAAGTTTGTTTTGGATCTTCTACATGTATGTTACTAGGTgttctaatttttaaaaataaatgacgtACTGtatgatgaatataataagaattggGGCTGTTAATGTTGTTTATTCttgcaaatttttttaattattttcttgtcaGTGTGATTCGTAAATTACACAGGAGATTAATACAGGAGGTTCATTTGAAGTTATTTTAGCCGTGATTGATCACTAAATATTCTATGGGGTATTAAAGTAAAACACGGAgatattaaaagattttatttaaagtaaggtagaaaacataaaattaaaaactaatgtaTTTAGGTACACTTGAAAACTATCAGATCGAAAGTAGAGAGGGAGTACATTCCCTCTAAAACCCCACAATAACTACttctattattacaaaatagcTTATCGTACCTAGTATcagattacatttaattaatcttaactttccgtataaatattatttgatcttgatatcttaaataaaaatgcatgcTGTAAACGCATAGAGAATGCAAGATTTTGCGATGGCTTCTTGGATTCCGTagacataaaaatctattagcaaattaaaaacaaacaactaaACAGCagagtatatattaattaattattaaaaacatcaattagagattttataaaaaataggcTTTTTTGTGTACTATTTGCCCCTTTGTTTAGGGTCGTCCCCACTGTTTTCCAAATTTAATGCAGTAGggcattaaataaaagtagttTTGAAAATCTGATTTCCACCTGAAAGGCTcgttcaattataatttttttttcattataatttatatttatatcatcaaTACGCAgctcaaataaattttcccaGAAAGGAAGACCGAACCGCTTATTGTAAAAGATTGagctcaaaaaaaaaattggttatttttcaatttactattggattagtaaaaataaaaaattgtgagctcattaaaaaaatcatgttttttatttttttttcgccACCCGCAATAACCCCAAAATGGGCGACTTATCGCAAATAGCAAGGCACTGCTTGTGCAGTGCTGAAAATGGCGCTGAGGGCGCTGTAGGTGGCGAAGATACCACCCACCACGCCCACGGTGATCACCTCCCAGCAGAACAGCTTCGTCCAGCCCGAAGCGGTGCTGGAAATGGTAGGATTGCTATtaatagataacataaatagatagagtagCTTGATTGAGTCACTGAGTTGTTTATTGTACCTCAATAATTAGGACCTGTAAGGTCAAAATTTTCAGAGGCTTTTGTTAATTAGGTTCACTTATTCCTGATATTGGGtctcgttttaatttttgatacatCGACTGACGAGCTGATACAGTTGGTAATTCAGTTCAAAGTGGCTTGTAAATGATACTCACAAGGGTGGCTGGCCCTCCCCAGAGCCCTTGTTGAGCAAGCTGAGGTAGCAGTAGGAAGGCAGGGTAAAGGTGAGCAGCGCGATGGTGGTACCGCCCACCAGCGCCAAGATCGTGTAGAAGCGCGGGATGCTCTCGCCGATGAACAGGATTCCGGCGATGATGGACAGGCGCACCAGGGTGCGGTAGCCCACGGAGTCTGGGAGGTACGAGAATATTGATGGTGAATGGAAGTTAAACATtctttgagaaattttatgatcaggtttttgtatttattattaaagaactATATGAATATCACATAAACTCCTGTGTAATGGAGTTACCAGTATAGTACAATGACTCACCCATAGGCACGCTGTACAGCTCCTCCATCTCCTGGCACACAGGATTCACCAGTATGATGAAGGCCGCCAGCAGGTGCACCGCCATCAGCACGTTGCCAACCAGGGACAAGGGTGTGGCCGACAAAGACGCGGCCACGTTCGGCGCTACCGCCTCACCGTACACCGCGTACCCGGCCACCGCGATTGGGAGGTAGAGCGCGAGGATCGCTGCGGAGGGCGTGGGGAGTCACAATAGAatacacataacataatacaatacaattaagtGCTATTCAGATTCATGTAGATCAGAgcaaattgtattttcaaattccttaatttttagggttaaaacaattttttacgaTGCCTGAAGCGAAATGTAAATAGCAGGCTTATAAGTTATGGGTCCGAAAAACCGAAATTGCTCGCTTTATTTTACTTGATTACTGAAATTgtaatcaaaacatttatgCAGAAACACattgcaaaattatattaaaggggaataaaactaagaaaatgatgatcaaaaatttttcaaagaaaatggACTCACCCAGAAAACTGTATTGCAAGCTAGTATTGAACTTAGATCTATCAGTCATATCATTCTGGATGGTGGGGAATGAGGAAGCGCCTCCGAACGCGAACATGATGGTCCCGAACGCGAGGAAGAAGTCAGTGAAACCGTGGATGCCGTAGCGGAACACGAACGGCTTGATGTCATTCATCATCTGGATGAAGTACAGCACGCAGGCCACCACCGTGGATATGAAGGCGATGAAGCCGAGCAGCCTGTGGGTTTTGTGTTCAGTTTTTAGAAACAACTATGAGGTAGACGGATTAACTCAATGTTCTTGGCTTTTCACGCTTCTTGTCCgaaaacaaactttaattgtaaaatatgaaataagcaACAATGgtgatatgtttaaataataatatgtatgatataGCCACATGGGcacagtaaaataatataaaaaatatatctcttCGTGATGTAGGAGCGAGCTCcattttttgcaaataaattaattattagatcACTGTCAActgaatcaatttaaaatagaaaatgcgAGACTCATCAATGATTGAGGGGAAATGATGCAGCTCAGCGTggttatatgtatagtaatgGGAAACCCATAGTACGCCGATAATTTCCTATCTACAGTTCATAGTTTATCCCAAACAAATTATCtaactatttacataaaatgtcCTGTTGCGTTTCGAAATCTTCTTCCTAAATCCAAAATTTGACTTACGAGAAGTCCCTAGGAGTGCCGAACAGCAGGAGTGGAGTAACCGCTCCAGCTACCACCAGGTACCAGATGCAGATGGTGACGTTAGGCATCAGCGAGAGGAAGATCTGCTCGATGATCTGCGCGGCCAACAGCAGGTAAACCACCGACATGCCGAACTGGGTCACTACCAGCGCGAGGGAGACGCCCACACTGGGaatatgaattttgttttcattgggTGCATTAGGTACACGTGGACATAGTCATCGACAGTTCTAATATATAGACGTAACCTAGTGTACTGTATGTTCTGTGTATTTgtgacaaattttattgcctGTGAATAAATAGACTTAGTCTCTGAGCTCAGAAAGCCTAACATATCTAGATTTTGCAGAAAGCTTTTCACTGAATACC
It encodes:
- the LOC119835645 gene encoding glycine cleavage system H protein-like; the encoded protein is MALSCVVRAVARAHRTSLVSCCRRAHTLQHKGRLYTKKHEWVSVDGGIGTVGISDYAQEALGEVVFAQLPEVGKEIRAGEECGALESVKAAGEVYSPVSGLVTEKNDEVESSPALINKSCYSQGWLFRVKLSAPEELQQLMDQTTYDTYLKDLH
- the LOC119835471 gene encoding amino acid transporter AVT1D-like is translated as MAKKNGLEIEAAVGKSEATESTPLVPKGGIDTGDGGGPGKGGGQGGLSVKQTAILVAGEMAGSGVLALPRALVKTGWVGIPIIILMCLIAAFSGKRLGDCWTMVESRNPDMRTRKRNPYAIIANEALGPIWSVGVSLALVVTQFGMSVVYLLLAAQIIEQIFLSLMPNVTICIWYLVVAGAVTPLLLFGTPRDFSLLGFIAFISTVVACVLYFIQMMNDIKPFVFRYGIHGFTDFFLAFGTIMFAFGGASSFPTIQNDMTDRSKFNTSLQYSFLAILALYLPIAVAGYAVYGEAVAPNVAASLSATPLSLVGNVLMAVHLLAAFIILVNPVCQEMEELYSVPMDSVGYRTLVRLSIIAGILFIGESIPRFYTILALVGGTTIALLTFTLPSYCYLSLLNKGSGEGQPPFTASGWTKLFCWEVITVGVVGGIFATYSALSAIFSTAQAVPCYLR